DNA from Nitrospira sp.:
TGGGGGCGCCATGGCCAACTTGGCGGTGAAGCTGCCGCCATTGCTGAAGCCCGACGCATAAAAGCGCTTGGGATCCGTGGGATAGTGCTTCTGGAGGAAATCGACCAACCGGCGGACAAACTTGACATCGTCCGCGAGCACATCGGTCGCTCCACAAGGCTCCGCCTTATCGTCGTTCCACCTGTCCTGATTCCGTATCTGCTCCCCGTTAAGGATCACACAGTCGTACTGAAGCGAGGAGGGGAATACCGCGACGATGCGCTCGCGATCGGCCTTCTCCTTCCAGCCGCTCATGTTATAGAATTGCTCGGCGTCGCCGTTGGCGACGTCGGCGCCGTGGAACATGAGGACTACTGGGAGCTTATCGGTCGACCGGACGCCTTCTGGTATGTAGACAATAAAGGAACGCTCCTGACCATCGACCTGGAGAGTCTCGGTCCTCCTCCCAGATGGGACGGGGACCCTTGGCGGAAGGAGTGTGTCGCATTCCAGAGCGACGCCGTCGATCATCGTGCGGTTGCCGCTGCCATCGATGGTTCTGAGCCTCATGCCGGTTGCTACCATCTTGGGAGGACAAGATGCGATCTTTTCCCAATCGTTATCCGGCTCGTCATGTCTCGATCCCTGGCAATTCGGCCGTTCGACGAACTTGGTGATAGGAATATTGCATGAAAGCGGTTTGAAAGGGGGCCCATCGGGATCGCAGATACGGTACTCAAGCCCGGATAAATTATACATTTTGCAAGAATTCGGGACCTGAACGCTTTCCGCGCCAAGCACGCAGTCGTCGTAGGCGCCGATCAATTGAATGCCTTTCAATTTATCGCCATCCGAGTTCAAGCAAATGCGTACGCCGGTTGCAAAAACGCCGCTCGGCAGCGAGGCCGTGAGAAGGTCGCCGACTTTATGCCCGGCGCATCC
Protein-coding regions in this window:
- a CDS encoding alpha/beta hydrolase-fold protein — its product is MANQPEDSKNISGKAPTNKTLAKEAWQNDAIYGVTIGEDSDDPCYMEIKYRDLATLETQPSLTFSGCAGHKVGDLLTASLPSGVFATGVRICLNSDGDKLKGIQLIGAYDDCVLGAESVQVPNSCKMYNLSGLEYRICDPDGPPFKPLSCNIPITKFVERPNCQGSRHDEPDNDWEKIASCPPKMVATGMRLRTIDGSGNRTMIDGVALECDTLLPPRVPVPSGRRTETLQVDGQERSFIVYIPEGVRSTDKLPVVLMFHGADVANGDAEQFYNMSGWKEKADRERIVAVFPSSLQYDCVILNGEQIRNQDRWNDDKAEPCGATDVLADDVKFVRRLVDFLQKHYPTDPKRFYASGFSNGGSFTAKLAMAPPASLPRSLHRPVNFGIRRSCRARSFRFTPRSGTRT